The Arachis hypogaea cultivar Tifrunner chromosome 19, arahy.Tifrunner.gnm2.J5K5, whole genome shotgun sequence genome has a window encoding:
- the LOC112779155 gene encoding uncharacterized protein, producing MQLPSIHNNLETAIISLQKKNPNYVFTNSIYSFCKWGVLVIAFLATFRTITNILIIRFSQTAPSLSSILDDDDFSDIDEDDVVSVSSSNSDPEDESEEDTAKHRDGEYFRVRGTSNDDGGFLRRRSIGDLFSLAEIANSKSVVKLWDTIGLGLRLGFDNSDCSDDESVYDHNEEPGTCSVASGNPPAPVMSCASASPAVVVLGGESASGNLAVRLWDSRIRKRSPAVVAEWGPTSDGVDKAYVRDDGRYVLRVGDIRNVKLPLANVKASYIDNTWWPNSFHLLLPPI from the coding sequence ATGCAACTTCCTTCCATTCACAACAATCTCGAAACTGCAATAATCTCTCTGCAAAAGAAAAACCCTAATTACGTTTTCACAAATTCCATTTACTCCTTCTGCAAATGGGGTGTTCTCGTTATCGCATTCCTCGCCACCTTCCGCACCATCACCAACATTCTCATCATCAGGTTCAGCCAAACCGCTCCTTCTCTCTCCTCCATCCTCGATGACGATGACTTTAGTGACATTGACGAAGACGATGTCGTTTCTGTATCCTCGTCTAATTCCGATCCCGAAGATGAAAGCGAAGAAGACACAGCTAAACACAGAGATGGAGAATATTTCCGTGTTAGAGGCACAAGCAACGATGACGGAGGATTCTTGCGCCGGCGAAGCATCGGCGACCTCTTCTCGCTTGCGGAAATCGCCAACAGCAAGAGCGTTGTGAAGCTATGGGACACCATAGGATTAGGGCTGAGGTTAGGTTTTGATAATTCTGATTGCTCAGACGACGAATCTGTTTACGATCACAATGAGGAACCGGGAACCTGCTCCGTTGCCTCCGGCAACCCTCCGGCTCCGGTGATGTCTTGCGCATCAGCATCGCCCGCGGTCGTGGTTTTAGGTGGAGAGAGCGCATCGGGGAATTTGGCAGTGAGGCTTTGGGACAGCAGGATCCGGAAACGATCGCCGGCGGTGGTTGCAGAGTGGGGGCCTACATCCGACGGGGTTGATAAGGCTTACGTCAGAGATGACGGTCGTTACGTGTTGAGAGTTGGTGACATAAGGAACGTCAAGTTGCCGTTAGCGAACGTCAAAGCATCCTACATAGATAATACGTGGTGGCCTAACTCCTTccaccttcttcttcctccaatttaa